Below is a window of Thunnus maccoyii chromosome 16, fThuMac1.1, whole genome shotgun sequence DNA.
CTCACGGTCTTTGCGTGTTCATGTTGGTTTCATGTTAAGGTTTACCCATTGATTATATGGTGCAGATAAGGAAATCATCTCATCTCATGTCGCTACATTCATTAGATTTGGggaaaatgtacttaaagtgtGAAATTAAAGGTACACGTTTGGTCCCTCTggctgatatattattatgtaaGACATCATTGGACtgttaatactgaagcatcagtgtgtaagcagcatgttattgttgtagctgctggaggtggagctagttttaactacttcatatacagttagctagtttaatccagtggttcccaacctaagggtcgggcccctccaaagggtcaccagataaacctgaggggttgtgagatgattaatgggaaaggaaagaagaaaaacaaagtttttggactttttctccagtttttgaattttgatgaaatattggatcatttgaacatttattgaaatgaaaccatgtgagaagtttagagggaaaaatcgctatttggtggagctgttcaCAACttatagacatctgaaatgtgaccctgactacacactgctttttgtaagacgtcaaaagctaaaaaggttggaaaccactggtttcatctttaacaatgtgttgtattttaaaagcttgttatattatccattgtgtccgtgttgtacttaagtacaatacttgagtaaatgtacttacttttCACCACTTTACGCTTGTTTCCTTTCTCCTAATTAAACAAGTGCTCTCCTCATCTGAGACTCATGCGTAATGTGACAAAAATGAGGGAGGGGAAGTTTCCAGGCAGGGTCCTATTCATGGATGTACCAAGGTCCTACTCTCTACTATTCACGAGCTCAGCCACATGCAGGATTAGCATATATTTTGTTGATAAGTCACAAATTCTTTATATAGGCTACAGTTGGTGTCTCAAGAAGGTATTGACAAAATGGCATAAGATCAAATCAGTGCACATTCCATAAATACAATACATGCTTCGCGACAACAGAGCTGCATTTTAGGCAGTGCTGATATTTTTGATTATATATAGATTTTATATATAGACTTGTCCTACAGACACAGTCTGCATTGATTGGTATTGTGAGATAATCCTAAGCATCTATCCATGTTGAttctagaaaaataaaaaatcatgaatagaatgtcatttttttaacattatatacTTCAGACGACAGCAATTATGTAATTCCGTCACGGCTGTAGGTCATAAGTAAACAATACgattatatatgtattataatgttttatgttgtcaTAAGGACTAGAGCCTTGAAggtgatgataatgatgatgatgatgatgattattattattattattagtagtagtagtagtagtagtagtagtagtagtagtagtagtagtacaaTTTTGGGGTGTAAGAGTGGGAAAACATTCATGTTTCAGCATGTGGACTTAACTTGATCAACTGAAATATGAGGGGTAAAAATTCCTGGCATTGCCCTTTAACTATAACCACAGCAAGCACGAGATCTCGCGATATTTTTATATAAGCTCAGCTCTGTTTACGTTAGTTGCTTCCTCCTTTTACACAACGCTTTAAAGCAGAGTCGCGTCCTCTCCACTCGTCTCGTTTGCGCGCCGTCGTGTTCTGTACACCTGCAGCTTGAAAAGCAGGCTAAGTATCGACAGGAGATGGATATTCTGACAGTGTTACCGTCCAGTTTTGGATATGTCATATTTACTTACCTCTACAGCTGGATAATGCTGGGCTATCTCGCGGTCAAGGTTGGGGCTGCCAGAAAGAAGTACGATGTTAAGGTAGTTAAAATTTTACTTAAGaggaaaatattgaaaaaagtTAGAATTGGACGCTCAAAATTGTTTAAAGGTCActttactgtgtttcttgctcTTTTGCATGATTAACGCTTGCTTTACTTTGCAGTATCCCACTATGTACAGTGATAAGGAACAGGTATTCAACTGCATCCAGAGAGCACATCAGAACACCCTGGAGGTTTACCCTCAATGGCTTGTTTTCCAGACCATTGCAGCTCTTGTCTATCCAGTATGTATCATTTTTATACACTTAATTATACACAACCATAATTTCTCTGTGTTGTCTTTAGTCTTTTGCTGTACTTTTTGGGCATAGAAGTGAATATTAATGTCCACAAAAATTGTTACAACTCATCATGTCAAACGTGTGGGAGGGGCAAACATTCCTCATGATCTTTGGCATGAATCACCAGATAACAGTCAAGGCTGAAAAACAGTGTCACAATGATTAAGCACATTTTCACTTAACTAAATCACCCTTGTTCTCTCCCATTGACTCTGATTCTGTGTTTATATACTCAGCTATCAGCATCTGTGCTGGGGGCTATTTGGGTGACCAGCAGGTTGTCCTACGCCTGGGGCTACTACACTGGAGGTAAGACTGACACTGGTTTAGTGGAAGTGAGGACGCACTTGAACTCAATTTACccacaaaaaagattttatatacatttcaaGGTTGAATAAATTTATAATACAGACCAATGTAGCATCAGAGTATTATGTGTATATTTGGAAATATTATTGCAGTATATTATGATGTGGAGTTATATCAGGATAGAGCCTTTTTAGGAATAAAACACACTTCTGAAAATATAATAGTTTGTTCCTAGTTGTTTGCTTTGTAATGATCACTGTATAAAGGTAACAGTCAAACCTATCACTGCACTGCTGATAAATAGACAATATATTTACTCTCATACTCAGCAGTATAATAGGACCATATCATTGATGCATAATAAGATaccatttttgtaattttgaagAAAAGGCAGCATAACACTGTAGCGTTAGGTGTGTAAAGGCTAAAGTTCAGGTGTCACAGAGGTTACAGAGCAGTGATTtcctgaacttttttttttttggctcttcTTTATTGCTAGTTTTGTCAATAATTTACACAAGATATGGACATGTGGATCATAGGTTATTACTGAACGGTTATACAGCTAATACATTCATAAATGAGTTTTATGTGTTAAAAAGTAAATTACAGTCATTGCTGAAGTTAAATGGTGATAAAACAAGTAATTCACTTTCATGTATTAGCTACAAAATATTAGAtgattaaaattttaaaatcaaacgTCCCTTGTGAACAAAATTTGTATTCACTGTTCATACTTAATTGTATTAATAAGTTTCAAATAATTCTGCCTTGGTTTAAGTTTGCATtatgcttttttatgtttttattccagaTCCAGCCAAGAGGATGAATGGTGCCTATGGCTACATTGGATACTTTGGAGTCATCATCCTTTCCATATCTGTAGCCTTGCAATTGCTTGGAGTTTTTTAAGATCATCTTGTATTTGCCCATCTGGCTGAAGTGTTTACTCATTTATACTGGCTCGCATGGTACTTTGAAATGTAGACTATCAACTATAAAGTAGCTGTACAGCTTGTTGAACTACTAATTTCAAATTATGATGCACAACATAATATTTTATGGACCACTAACTTAATAGTTGATGTCTTTTTTTGCAATATTGATTGTGAATGTATATTCAATGtaatcaacaacaataaaatacatgttgACTAGTGATACAGCCCCAAGTGTAATCTCTATAGCAGTGGGTACAAACTGCCACAAGGGATGGTGAGATAAAACTGAAGAGTCTTCAGATGaggaaaataaggaaaaaatcaTATTTAGGCTTCACGaagttatgtttatttttatgtttccattttattcttgagaattagtgtatttttttaattatttttctgtcaatgtacagtgttcaaataaaacaatggaaaataaGTCTGTCTTTGGTTGAACAGGTCACAACTGGTAGACGTGTGCAACCAGTGACAGTTTGTCCCAAGCAGACTATTCGCTGCTTCTTTCCAAAGGGTCACGAATCAAAAAGGATTGGAACCCCTGTTCTGTTATACCCTGATCACAGTTGCAAGGATTATAGAGTGTAAATAATAAAGGGTCAGCAGCAGGCGTGAATGCCCCATGTGACTCACACATGATGTCTCTGTCACTAATCCCCCAAATGCCTCCAAGCCAATCTGTAGATCATCttaacagaaaatgtaatgaaaatgttcTGATGACTGTCTCAGGAAAGTTGCTTCCACTGAGATAACCAAagtgtaaacttttttttttaaaaataataaatgaataaataaacaccaCTTTTTACATATGTTGCTGCTTTCTCTGCCACCACGAACATCCCTGAACCCCTATTTAAAGTATTTCCATGTTTATTGTTTGAGTCCAGCATTTGTTGCAGTTTGCAATATCTTCATAAGTAACTTTACTTGTGCTATACTTATGCAAAGTTGTAAAGTTTGGCGagcatttttaacatttgcGCAGATATTCAGAATTCCATGCTGAAATATTGTATTAAACTAGAAAAAGCGTGttcatgtgtgttgttttatatttcacttttagTACGAACTGTTTACAGCATGATTTTACTCCCTTCTTGTACGCTGTTTTATGATTAACGATGTTAAAAATCCCTACATCCCATATATGGCTACCACTTTTTGACTCGTCCATAACCATTTTGTCCCACGACACCTGAAGGCACCAACATCAACAGCGTCTCAGAGGTTCACTTCATCAAATGGGTGTGGGGTGAACTGCGCATGTGCATGACCGAGCTCTTTCGGAAGCAAAGTCGAGCTTAACCAGGGGGTGCACATCAAAAACCGAAAATAAAAGGTAACAGTTcccttttaaaatgacattgtgTTAGAGCAACGCCACCGAGGTGTATGTTTTTCCTCGATAACACCGTTGTCGTTTGAGTTGTGTAATTATTTTCAGCGACTTCGTAGCGAGAAGGAACCTTCAAGGAAATGATAGCTAGTGCCAAAGCGATGAACAAAAGAGCCCGACGACACTCTGGTGTTTTTTGAcctgctttataaataaacgGCGTGTTTCCACTGTTTTGAGGCGGATACGTCGACAGCCTTGTTGTCGAGTAGATGTCACTGATCATTTGCGGTTGAATATCTCGCTGTTGTTGGTCTGTGTGGGAGTCAGGAAGCTGAGCATCATCCTTACTGTACAGCGATTGCGCACAAAGATATTCATTGTTTGTGAATTCCGatataagttttttttttttttttggtggataTTGTATTTAGCTGTTACATGTCGGTCAGTATATATAATGGACGCCTGTGTTGTCGAGATGACGGAGTTTTTTATAAGTTTCtaatgttgttttcacttttgtcaTTGTTCGACCTGACGCTGTTTTCCCAGAGTCATGTCAGGATTTCTGGACGGGATCCGGTGCGGAGACTGTGAGTGCAATGTGGACTGGGGTGAAAGAAGAAACACCATCGCATCTATAGCTGCTGGAGTCCTGGTATGTCACTTATTTCCCCAGCTAGGGCATACACACTGTATGTAGCCTTGCCTCTAGTTGCAATTTATTATGCACAGCTGTGAATTCCTGTTTAAGAGTTATATATTACACATTCTCATTAAAACTTTACATGTCACCATAATGGTCATTGAGATCCTCAGGCTTACTTTGCATCCTGTTTCGTTGCAGTTCTTCACCGGTTGGTGGATCATCATCGATGCAGCAGTGAAATATCCTGATGAGGGACAGTTTCATCACGCTTATCACACTTGTGGAGTCATTGCCACGGTGGCTTTTCTCATGTAAATATGACATGACTTTGCAAACTGTTCCTGTTTCATGAAAATATTGAATCCTTGAGTTTGACAAAAATCATTCTCATCACAAGGTCCACTTACATGGTGTTTCTGAAGCTTTCAGCTGTCTGTAGCTCAGTTGTCATCTCATGTTTATGTTGTCACATGACGTCAGTATGGAATTTCGGTCACATAATAACAGTTGTTATGGGGTGAGATTGTTAACACTGTCTCTGAACTGTCTGTTCAAAGATGGCCTCCTTAATCTTTTTCCAACCATCCACTGATTCCTTGTCGATGAATTTGAACCCTTCCCAGTCGATGCGGTGACTAGTTTACGTCTAGTGCCCACACAACAAAGTCACATGACCAAAATTCCATATTTAGGTCATGTGATAACAACTAAACCAtatccatgacaactgagcataTCTGTTCGCTTAGGAATCAATCAATCTTATcatatgtttgtatttaaagtttcttctttctttgatCCATCTAGGATAAATGCTGTGTCAAATGGCCAAGTGAGAGGAGACAGCTACAGCGAAGGCTGCAtgggacagacaggtgtgtatGATAGGAAACATATGGTGAACTACTGGATATTATGAGTTAAATTCCccacaaacatttaattttctccATTTCCCATTTCTTTACTGGCTAGCTGAATATTTTGATACTGTTACATCCGGTTGCAGTACTTACAGTATGCCTTAATTTCAGACTGTATGTATGACCATTACAACATTTAGTACAGGCTGTAAAACACAAacctttaaagatcccctccagacatgtgaAAATACTCTTTGTGCgtaaataatcatttgtgtctAATACGGTTTTTCgacaaaaaagttcagttaacaagttaaaaattcttaaaataacatcttCTCCTTGTCCTTCATTGAAAatccaaaatctatgaatatgcacatatttttctgttcaaaagtttaactgctggacacaagatgttttcagcttcactgaaaagtcctttctcagtgtatgtgtgctgAAGGCTCCATGTTTCCACATTACATTCTTATAAGCTGCATATTGGACCACtattggctccaaactggttgCGATgacacaaatcctgcttgtacaTACACGTCTTAATCTCAGATTTatggtgagcacagagaaactttcccccttcagtaGATAAGTGTggaaacagctttctagtgttcaactctgcacatacataattctgcacagtgaagctcaaccATCCAAGCgaagtaacaataataaaaacttgCGGTTGAGTGGAGGTGAACCTTTAAGAAGTGCTGTGTGGAGTCACCCAGTAACCCGCCCTTTCTTATCTTTGTTTGCAGGCGCTCGTGTCTGGCTCTTCATTGGCTTCATGCTGGCTTTTGGCTCCCTCATTGCCTCCATGTGGATTCTGTTTGGAGGATTTGTAGTGCCTCGTAAGTCCTGTTTGTCTGCTTTCAGCTTGCACCTACTGTATAGTTTTTGCGGTGTGACAACGAGAGGCTCTTACAGTGTTTTTTGAAAACTGTAGTGATCAAAGATAAGCCAATTTGATGCAGTAACTGAATATACATACTATGCTTTATAAAGTGAATCAAATTTGATATAGTTCTGGTGTGCTATTGTGCAAAATAATACATACTGCCTCATTTTTTCACCTCTGTAAACCTGTTGTCTTTTGCAGAGAAGCCTGTTGTGTACCCTGGTATTGCCATTTTCTTCCAAAATGCATTCATCTTCTTCGGGTAAGTTAATAGTCCTAAGCGGCGTCTTATTTCCAACCCTTGCTTACACTTCAGCACAGGTATTTTGCAAATTGTGTTGCTGACATTACCATCGTTTCTCCTGATTTAGGGGTTTGGTCTTCAAGTTCGGACGTACAGAAGATCTGTGGCAGTAATggactctgtgtgtctgtttgtccaCTGTTAAACACTCTGCTTTCTATATTGTATGAGACAATATGCTTTAGTGGTTATCCACTTTATATAGAGACTTTTTTAGCTTTCAgattaacacatttaatttatgTTGTTTGCTGTATAAAAAGGCTAAATCATA
It encodes the following:
- the mgst3b gene encoding microsomal glutathione S-transferase 3b, yielding MDILTVLPSSFGYVIFTYLYSWIMLGYLAVKVGAARKKYDVKYPTMYSDKEQVFNCIQRAHQNTLEVYPQWLVFQTIAALVYPLSASVLGAIWVTSRLSYAWGYYTGDPAKRMNGAYGYIGYFGVIILSISVALQLLGVF
- the tmem50a gene encoding transmembrane protein 50A, with amino-acid sequence MSGFLDGIRCGDCECNVDWGERRNTIASIAAGVLFFTGWWIIIDAAVKYPDEGQFHHAYHTCGVIATVAFLMINAVSNGQVRGDSYSEGCMGQTGARVWLFIGFMLAFGSLIASMWILFGGFVVPQKPVVYPGIAIFFQNAFIFFGGLVFKFGRTEDLWQ